In Corythoichthys intestinalis isolate RoL2023-P3 chromosome 11, ASM3026506v1, whole genome shotgun sequence, a single genomic region encodes these proteins:
- the LOC130923915 gene encoding zinc finger and BTB domain-containing protein 5-like isoform X1 has protein sequence MDFPGHFQHIFQQLNLQRLHAQMCDCVVEVGGRKFHAHRSILAACSSHFKALLSSNDGADNAGGKKGGKVGGSGVMVLDPEVVTPEAFSTLLDMIYTSTLSLGTSNVMDVLLAASHLHLNSVVKACKLHLSRINFPTTAPEGWRSVKKQGPLFSQSQASLEELPDENGEEVSQSGEDSPERKRKSHDGRMNERKRTCRVSGGKDNCSTVTRSTMNIEEAGEVLSQDHLKATVSIWKDQLDEVEEKYATTMTESEEIQLPSQSDSSAGTETFVKDEDGPTVEAVTIKKESTTASSTNPSPSSSPKDASELNDEKISSLDGKVRCLQSQLCSQVPEKEYGDICEDEGSDNISCFLNPAHESEARAVQEEVNLESLTATATAAAAASHAATVDTGLLCMDTNSSSVQASDSTLVFPVTSLPLRQLLPTQAPALGDTLILQPAHNSLSIIRGQQPTWSLKQHAGSNGTTFRRIAPKTASVSEVDPPMQTDRVPLTKASKDVLSKCKKAAAAVNVLLVEGDKKYACKICSKTFANLTDCQKHIRVHTGEKPYTCLNCGKRFSQSSHLYKHAKNSICLT, from the coding sequence ATGgactttccaggtcacttccagcACATTTTCCAGCAGCTGAACCTCCAGCGGCTTCATGCTCAAATGTGTGATTGTGTGGTGGAAGTAGGAGGGCGCAAATTCCACGCACACCGCTCCATCTTGGCAGCATGTAGCTCCCATTTTAAGGCTCTTCTCAGCTCCAATGACGGCGCCGATAATGCTGGCGGGAAAAAAGGAGGAAAAGTCGGAGGGTCTGGTGTGATGGTGCTCGACCCTGAGGTGGTGACCCCAGAGGCCTTCTCCACTTTGCTAGACATGATCTACACATCCACTTTGTCACTCGGGACCTCAAACGTGATGGATGTGCTGCTGGCTGCTTCGCACCTCCACCTCAATTCTGTGGTCAAGGCCTGCAAGCTCCACTTGTCCAGAATAAACTTCCCCACCACAGCGCCTGAAGGCTGGAGGTCAGTGAAGAAGCAGGGGCCTCTATTCTCTCAATCCCAGGCCTCATTAGAGGAGCTACCTGATGAGAATGGCGAAGAGGTGAGCCAATCGGGAGAAGATTCCCCTGAGCGCAAGAGAAAGTCACATGACGGCAGGATGAATGAACGGAAAAGGACCTGCAGAGTGTCTGGAGGTAAAGATAATTGTTCAACTGTGACCAGAAGCACAATGAACATTGAGGAGGCAGGAGAAGTTCTTTCTCAAGATCACCTAAAGGCGACTGTAAGCATCTGGAAGGACCAGTTGGATGAAGTGGAGGAGAAATACGCCACAACCATGACAGAGTCTGAGGAGATCCAGTTGCCTAGCCAGTCGGATAGTAGCGCAGGCACAGAAACTTTTGTCAAAGATGAAGATGGGCCTACAGTGGAAGCAgtgacaataaaaaaagaaagtacGACAGCCTCCTCTACTAATCCTTCGCCATCATCTTCCCCAAAGGACGCCTCTGAACTAAACGATGAAAAAATAAGCAGTTTAGATGGCAAAGTCCGTTGTTTACAATCCCAGTTGTGCTCTCAGGTTCCCGAAAAGGAGTATGGAGATATATGCGAGGATGAAGGTAGTGACAACATTTCTTGCTTCCTAAATCCTGCTCATGAGAGTGAGGCAAGAGCTGTGCAGGAAGAAGTGAATCTAGAAAGTCTCACAGCAACCGCCACTGCAGCGGCAGCTGCCAGTCACGCAGCTACAGTTGATACAGGCCTGTTGTGTATGGACACAAACAGTTCTTCAGTTCAAGCATCAGATTCAACTCTTGTTTTCCCAGTAACTTCACTCCCTTTGCGACAGCTGCTTCCCACTCAGGCTCCTGCTTTAGGTGACACTCTCATCCTCCAGCCCGCACACAACTCCCTTTCTATAATCCGCGGTCAGCAGCCCACATGGTCCTTGAAGCAACACGCGGGATCAAACGGAACCACTTTCCGTCGTATTGCCCCCAAAACGGCATCGGTATCCGAAGTAGATCCCCCAATGCAAACCGATCGAGTGCCTTTGACCAAAGCTTCTAAGGACGTGTTATCAAAGTGCAAGAAAGCTGCAGCTGCAGTTAACGTGCTTCTGGTAGAGGGTGACAAGAAGTACGCCTGCAAAATCTGTTCCAAGACATTTGCTAACTTGACAGACTGTCAAAAGCATATCCGCGTGCACACGGGAGAAAAGCCCTACACTTGCCTCAACTGTGGCAAACGCTTCAGTCAGTCATCCCATTTGTACAAGCACGCAAAGAACTCCATCTGCTTGACCTGA
- the LOC130923915 gene encoding zinc finger and BTB domain-containing protein 5-like isoform X2: MCDCVVEVGGRKFHAHRSILAACSSHFKALLSSNDGADNAGGKKGGKVGGSGVMVLDPEVVTPEAFSTLLDMIYTSTLSLGTSNVMDVLLAASHLHLNSVVKACKLHLSRINFPTTAPEGWRSVKKQGPLFSQSQASLEELPDENGEEVSQSGEDSPERKRKSHDGRMNERKRTCRVSGGKDNCSTVTRSTMNIEEAGEVLSQDHLKATVSIWKDQLDEVEEKYATTMTESEEIQLPSQSDSSAGTETFVKDEDGPTVEAVTIKKESTTASSTNPSPSSSPKDASELNDEKISSLDGKVRCLQSQLCSQVPEKEYGDICEDEGSDNISCFLNPAHESEARAVQEEVNLESLTATATAAAAASHAATVDTGLLCMDTNSSSVQASDSTLVFPVTSLPLRQLLPTQAPALGDTLILQPAHNSLSIIRGQQPTWSLKQHAGSNGTTFRRIAPKTASVSEVDPPMQTDRVPLTKASKDVLSKCKKAAAAVNVLLVEGDKKYACKICSKTFANLTDCQKHIRVHTGEKPYTCLNCGKRFSQSSHLYKHAKNSICLT, translated from the coding sequence ATGTGTGATTGTGTGGTGGAAGTAGGAGGGCGCAAATTCCACGCACACCGCTCCATCTTGGCAGCATGTAGCTCCCATTTTAAGGCTCTTCTCAGCTCCAATGACGGCGCCGATAATGCTGGCGGGAAAAAAGGAGGAAAAGTCGGAGGGTCTGGTGTGATGGTGCTCGACCCTGAGGTGGTGACCCCAGAGGCCTTCTCCACTTTGCTAGACATGATCTACACATCCACTTTGTCACTCGGGACCTCAAACGTGATGGATGTGCTGCTGGCTGCTTCGCACCTCCACCTCAATTCTGTGGTCAAGGCCTGCAAGCTCCACTTGTCCAGAATAAACTTCCCCACCACAGCGCCTGAAGGCTGGAGGTCAGTGAAGAAGCAGGGGCCTCTATTCTCTCAATCCCAGGCCTCATTAGAGGAGCTACCTGATGAGAATGGCGAAGAGGTGAGCCAATCGGGAGAAGATTCCCCTGAGCGCAAGAGAAAGTCACATGACGGCAGGATGAATGAACGGAAAAGGACCTGCAGAGTGTCTGGAGGTAAAGATAATTGTTCAACTGTGACCAGAAGCACAATGAACATTGAGGAGGCAGGAGAAGTTCTTTCTCAAGATCACCTAAAGGCGACTGTAAGCATCTGGAAGGACCAGTTGGATGAAGTGGAGGAGAAATACGCCACAACCATGACAGAGTCTGAGGAGATCCAGTTGCCTAGCCAGTCGGATAGTAGCGCAGGCACAGAAACTTTTGTCAAAGATGAAGATGGGCCTACAGTGGAAGCAgtgacaataaaaaaagaaagtacGACAGCCTCCTCTACTAATCCTTCGCCATCATCTTCCCCAAAGGACGCCTCTGAACTAAACGATGAAAAAATAAGCAGTTTAGATGGCAAAGTCCGTTGTTTACAATCCCAGTTGTGCTCTCAGGTTCCCGAAAAGGAGTATGGAGATATATGCGAGGATGAAGGTAGTGACAACATTTCTTGCTTCCTAAATCCTGCTCATGAGAGTGAGGCAAGAGCTGTGCAGGAAGAAGTGAATCTAGAAAGTCTCACAGCAACCGCCACTGCAGCGGCAGCTGCCAGTCACGCAGCTACAGTTGATACAGGCCTGTTGTGTATGGACACAAACAGTTCTTCAGTTCAAGCATCAGATTCAACTCTTGTTTTCCCAGTAACTTCACTCCCTTTGCGACAGCTGCTTCCCACTCAGGCTCCTGCTTTAGGTGACACTCTCATCCTCCAGCCCGCACACAACTCCCTTTCTATAATCCGCGGTCAGCAGCCCACATGGTCCTTGAAGCAACACGCGGGATCAAACGGAACCACTTTCCGTCGTATTGCCCCCAAAACGGCATCGGTATCCGAAGTAGATCCCCCAATGCAAACCGATCGAGTGCCTTTGACCAAAGCTTCTAAGGACGTGTTATCAAAGTGCAAGAAAGCTGCAGCTGCAGTTAACGTGCTTCTGGTAGAGGGTGACAAGAAGTACGCCTGCAAAATCTGTTCCAAGACATTTGCTAACTTGACAGACTGTCAAAAGCATATCCGCGTGCACACGGGAGAAAAGCCCTACACTTGCCTCAACTGTGGCAAACGCTTCAGTCAGTCATCCCATTTGTACAAGCACGCAAAGAACTCCATCTGCTTGACCTGA
- the LOC130923913 gene encoding E3 SUMO-protein ligase ZBED1-like: protein MADTPETARKKQRISKVWDHFRLKGYNVVQCDHCQAELAFHSSTSTMISHLNRKHPILVSSPTCDEDASTSVGRPIQSCSVKEAALLTESILTMLFTDLRPLSMVEDKGFRKMISIFNSKYNIPSVTYFTNMMQKKHQEMTEKLKNMLQDIDCVALTTDVWTSLTTESYLGVTCHFLGEDWEMKALNLTTMRLEERHTATDIADWLEETTARFDVPFSKVKALVHDNGVKVVAAACILKEKHGWDSVICSGHTLNLIVQNTLKNKETIGNCVDSARRLVEYFKKTEMACAELQEKQQKMGMPPLMLIQDVSARWDSTFHMLVRLLGQRWPVTAALSNLAVDAKQHHLDLNPEQWGLIEELTQVLGPFEGATEFLNGEQYVTLSALPQLVHNLKKSTLSFVLKTASVRAFQAQVAEQITEKWQKLFLFRPEAPNTFQLAAALDPRFRKLKFLPAEDVFKVQCTIQSMALAAKIETKQSNGSGKLSPAKSKDRLNTKYGSLLKSMLGSSSDSSSDEEEEDEDEQLSQVVQREVMQYFGEQPLSKRENPLLWWRTNAARYPTLAKLAKCFLAIPATSTPSERLFSNTANFASKRKASISNEHVDMLTFLHCNHMLL, encoded by the exons ATGGCGGATACGCCAGAAACCGCCCGTAAAAAACAGAGAATTTCCAAAGTTTGGGATCATTTCAGACTTAAGGGATACAACGTAGTGCAATGTGACCACTGCCAAGCAGAGCTGGCGTTCCACAGCAGCACGAGTACGATGATTTCCCATCTCAACCGAAAGCATCCGATACTCGTCTCCAGCCCGACGTGCGACGAGGACGCAAG CACGTCAGTTGGTCGCCCAATTCAGTCATGCTCTGTCAAAGAAGCTGCCCTTCTAACGGAGAGCATTTTGACTATGTTGTTCACTGATTTGCGTCCACTGTCCATGGTGGAGGACAAGGGATTCAGAAAAATGATATCAATTTTCAACTCCAAGTACAACATACCATCAGTAACCTACTTCACAAATATGATGCAGAAGAAGCACCAAGAGATGACAGAGAAATTAAAAAACATGCTTCAGGACATTGATTGTGTAGCTTTAACCACAGACGTGTGGACTAGTTTGACCACGGAGTCCTACCTCGGGGTGACATGTCACTTCTTGGGGGAAGATTGGGAGATGAAAGCCCTCAACTTAACAACGATGCGTCTGGAAGAAAGGCATACGGCTACTGATATCGCAGACTGGCTCGAGGAGACCACTGCCAGATTTGATGTTCCCTTCTCAAAGGTGAAGGCACTTGTCCATGACAATGGGGTCAAAGTAGTAGCGGCAGCATGCATTTTAAAGGAGAAGCATGGCTGGGATTCAGTCATCTGTTCAGGGCACACTCTGAACTTAATAGTTCAGAACACGcttaaaaacaaagaaaccaTTGGTAATTGTGTTGATTCTGCAAGACGACTGGTTGAATATTTTAAAAAGACGGAAATGGCCTGTGCCGAACTTCAAGAAAAGCAGCAAAAAATGGGAATGCCGCCACTAATGTTGATTCAGGACGTAAGTGCTCGGTGGGACAGCACATTTCACATGTTGGTCAGGCTCCTCGGACAAAGATGGCCCGTGACCGCCGCGCTCTCCAATCTTGCTGTCGATGCCAAACAGCACCACTTGGATCTAAATCCAGAGCAGTGGGGCCTCATTGAGGAGCTGACTCAGGTCCTCGGGCCGTTTGAAGGCGCGACAGAGTTTCTCAATGGCGAACAGTACGTTACTCTATCTGCGCTTCCACAGCTGGTACACAACCTCAAGAAGTCAACACTAAGTTTTGTGTTAAAAACTGCATCCGTGAGGGCATTCCAGGCTCAAGTAGCAGAACAAATCACagaaaagtggcaaaaactatttttatttcGACCTGAAGCCCCTAACACTTTTCAGCTAGCTGCCGCTTTGGACCCGAGGTTTAGAAAACTAAAGTTCTTGCCCGCTGAAGATGTGTTTAAGGTCCAGTGTACCATCCAGTCCATGGCATTAGCTGCTAAAATAGAAACAAAACAGTCAAATGGAAGTGGAAAGCTATCCCCCGCCAAATCAAAAGACCGCctaaatacaaaatatggatCCTTGCTCAAGAGTATGCTGGGATCATCGTCAGATTCTAGTAGCGACGAAGAGGAAGAAGATGAGGATGAGCAGCTAAGTCAAGTTGTGCAGAGGGAGGTCATGCAGTATTTTGGAGAACAACCTCTCTCCAAGAGGGAGAACCCACTGTTATGGTGGAGAACAAATGCAGCACGATATCCTACATTGGCCAAATTGGCCAAGTGCTTCTTGGCTATTCCGGCAACGTCGACACCTTCAGAGAGGTTGTTCTCTAATACTGCAAACTTTGCCTCAAAACGGAAGGCTAGCATCAGTAATGAGCATGTTGATATGTTGACGTTTCTACATTGTAATCATATGCTGTTGTAA